From one Rhodoferax sp. PAMC 29310 genomic stretch:
- the rnc gene encoding ribonuclease III encodes MIDGLNALQTRLQHEFKNSGLLRQALTHRSFSADHNERLEFLGDSVLNLAVADLLYERLSDLPEGDLSRVRANLVKQDTLHRLAVDIGLPILLRLGEGEMRSGGQKRPSILADALEAVIGAVYLDAGFVAAQQLVHRLFQSVEINANMDAIGKDPKTELQEWLQGRKMKVPLYKVVATLGAAHKQTFDVECEVVEFNLTERGIGISRRAGEQAAAAVMLQTLKAKAK; translated from the coding sequence TTGATTGATGGTTTGAATGCGCTGCAAACACGATTGCAGCATGAGTTTAAGAACAGTGGATTGTTGCGGCAGGCGCTGACCCACCGCAGCTTTTCGGCGGATCACAACGAGCGGCTGGAGTTTCTGGGAGATTCAGTATTGAATCTCGCCGTGGCTGATTTGCTCTACGAGCGTCTGAGCGACTTGCCTGAAGGTGACTTGTCCCGTGTACGCGCCAATCTGGTGAAGCAAGATACCTTGCACCGTTTGGCGGTGGACATTGGCCTACCCATTCTGCTTCGACTGGGAGAAGGCGAGATGCGCTCAGGTGGGCAGAAGCGGCCTTCTATTTTGGCCGATGCGCTGGAAGCGGTGATTGGTGCGGTGTACCTCGATGCCGGCTTTGTTGCCGCGCAGCAGTTGGTGCATCGACTTTTCCAATCCGTGGAGATCAACGCGAATATGGACGCCATCGGGAAGGATCCCAAGACGGAACTGCAGGAATGGCTTCAGGGCCGAAAAATGAAAGTACCACTCTATAAAGTGGTTGCTACGCTCGGCGCGGCGCACAAGCAGACATTCGATGTCGAATGCGAAGTTGTGGAATTTAACTTGACAGAGCGCGGCATCGGGATTTCCCGCCGCGCTGGTGAACAGGCCGCAGCGGCCGTGATGCTGCAAACACTCAAGGCAAAAGCAAAATGA
- the lepB gene encoding signal peptidase I, translating to MQALTSLILASFVGYVSTWYFGRVEGNFALLLLLASVVTGIYWLAERFHFLPERQKAADLLEAEVTRRRAELGQMGISQVDGDVAAGRERILAQPWWLDWTAGLFPVIIAVFVLRSFFFEPFKIPSGSMIPTLHIGDLILVNKFHYGVRLPVINTKITDGTAPKRGDVMVFRYPPKPSLDYIKRVVGVPGDEVAYLNKRLTINGAVIDTKALPEFFDDDVMRYFKQYQEVLGDKTHGILNDDSRPAFIPGVDDFAFKDNCRYSVEGVVCKVPQGHYFMMGDNRDNSLDSRYWGFVPDKNIVGKAFFVWMNFGDLKRIGSFD from the coding sequence ATGCAGGCGCTTACTTCTTTGATCCTCGCGTCCTTTGTGGGTTATGTGAGTACATGGTATTTCGGCAGAGTTGAGGGGAATTTCGCGCTGTTGCTGCTTCTGGCAAGCGTGGTGACCGGTATCTATTGGCTGGCAGAACGGTTCCATTTTTTGCCTGAACGGCAAAAGGCGGCTGACTTGCTGGAGGCTGAGGTGACACGCCGACGCGCTGAACTGGGTCAGATGGGCATCAGTCAAGTCGACGGCGATGTCGCGGCAGGTCGAGAACGAATTCTCGCGCAGCCTTGGTGGTTGGACTGGACTGCAGGGCTTTTCCCCGTGATCATTGCGGTGTTCGTGCTGCGTTCGTTCTTTTTTGAGCCTTTCAAGATTCCGTCGGGCTCGATGATTCCAACCCTGCATATTGGCGACTTGATCTTGGTGAATAAATTTCACTACGGTGTGCGATTGCCAGTCATCAATACCAAGATCACCGACGGAACAGCGCCCAAACGGGGCGATGTCATGGTATTTCGCTACCCCCCCAAACCCAGTCTGGACTACATCAAGCGTGTGGTGGGCGTGCCTGGGGATGAAGTGGCTTACCTCAACAAGCGACTGACCATCAACGGCGCTGTCATCGACACAAAAGCTCTGCCCGAGTTCTTTGACGATGATGTGATGCGTTACTTCAAGCAATACCAAGAGGTACTTGGTGACAAGACCCATGGCATTCTGAACGATGACAGTCGCCCGGCTTTCATTCCGGGCGTTGACGACTTTGCGTTCAAAGACAACTGTCGATACAGTGTTGAAGGTGTTGTTTGCAAGGTTCCGCAAGGTCACTACTTCATGATGGGTGACAACCGCGACAACTCGCTTGACTCCCGATATTGGGGTTTTGTTCCCGATAAAAATATCGTGGGCAAAGCCTTTTTTGTCTGGATGAATTTCGGCGATCTCAAACGCATTGGCTCTTTCGATTGA
- a CDS encoding DUF4845 domain-containing protein, with protein MTLSSKSRQGGMTFIGLLFVAGLVAVTVAVGMQVVPTYTEFRTVQKAVNKAATDGDTVAAIRSVFDKAANIEYISSITGKDLEITKVNDKVVVSFAYEREIHLTGPAYLTLKYSGRSK; from the coding sequence ATGACCCTTTCATCTAAGAGCCGCCAAGGTGGCATGACCTTCATCGGTTTGCTTTTTGTCGCCGGATTGGTGGCTGTGACAGTGGCGGTGGGCATGCAAGTGGTGCCCACCTACACCGAGTTCCGCACTGTACAGAAAGCCGTCAACAAGGCGGCGACGGATGGCGATACCGTCGCTGCCATACGAAGCGTGTTCGATAAGGCCGCGAATATTGAGTACATCTCCAGCATCACGGGTAAAGACTTGGAGATTACCAAAGTCAATGACAAGGTGGTCGTCAGTTTTGCCTATGAACGGGAAATCCATTTGACCGGCCCGGCGTACCTGACACTTAAATACAGCGGGCGATCCAAGTAG
- the lepA gene encoding translation elongation factor 4: MNHIRNFSIIAHIDHGKSTLADRLIQRCGGLQAREMEAQVLDSMDIEKERGITIKAQTAALKYKALDGKVYNLNLIDTPGHVDFSYEVSRSLSACEGALLVVDASQGVEAQTVANCYTALELGVEVVPVLNKMDLPNADPDNAKLEIEDVIGIDATHAIPCSAKSGMGIDDILEAVVARIPAPKGNATGPLRAMIVDSWFDTYVGVVMLVRVVDGRLGKGERFKMMATGTSYNADNLGVFTPGNEPRDSLEAGEVGYIIAGIRELQAAKVGDTITLIKAGTGGAAFTATEPLPGFKEIQPQVFAGLYPTEANQYEGLRDSLEKLKLNDSSLHYEPEVSQALGFGFRCGFLGLLHMEIVQERLEREFDQDLITTAPSVVYQVVSADGEVRMVENPSKMPDQGRMDEIREPIVTVHLYMPQDYVGAVMTLANQKRGVQMNMAYHGRQVMLTYEMPLAEIVLDFFDKLKSVSRGYASMDYEFKEYRAADVVKVDILLNGEKVDALSIIVHRSQSLYRGRAVVAKMRETISRQMYDVAIQAAIGSNIIARESIKAMRKNVIAKCYGGDISRKRKLLDKQKEGKKRMKQIGSVEVPQEAFLAILQVDG, from the coding sequence ATGAATCACATCCGAAATTTTTCGATCATTGCGCATATTGACCACGGCAAGTCCACCTTGGCAGACCGTTTGATTCAGCGTTGTGGCGGACTTCAGGCCCGTGAGATGGAAGCCCAAGTTCTGGATTCGATGGACATCGAGAAAGAGCGCGGAATTACCATCAAGGCGCAAACAGCGGCATTGAAATACAAAGCGCTGGACGGCAAGGTTTACAACCTCAATCTGATCGACACGCCAGGACACGTCGACTTTTCCTATGAGGTGAGTCGATCACTCTCCGCTTGTGAAGGCGCCTTGCTGGTGGTTGATGCCAGCCAGGGCGTTGAAGCGCAAACCGTTGCCAACTGCTACACAGCGCTGGAGCTGGGTGTCGAGGTAGTGCCTGTCCTCAATAAAATGGACTTGCCCAACGCGGACCCTGACAACGCCAAGTTGGAAATTGAAGATGTCATCGGCATTGACGCGACCCATGCCATCCCTTGTTCGGCCAAGTCCGGCATGGGCATCGACGACATTCTGGAAGCCGTCGTTGCCCGGATTCCCGCGCCCAAGGGAAATGCTACTGGCCCGCTACGAGCCATGATTGTGGACAGCTGGTTCGACACCTATGTCGGTGTCGTCATGTTGGTGCGGGTGGTCGATGGTCGCCTTGGCAAAGGCGAACGGTTCAAGATGATGGCGACCGGCACGAGCTACAACGCTGATAATCTCGGCGTGTTCACGCCCGGCAACGAGCCACGGGATTCGTTGGAGGCGGGCGAGGTGGGCTACATCATCGCGGGCATCCGCGAATTGCAGGCGGCCAAGGTGGGGGACACGATTACCTTGATCAAGGCTGGAACAGGCGGAGCGGCCTTTACCGCGACTGAGCCGCTACCTGGATTCAAGGAGATTCAACCGCAAGTGTTTGCTGGTTTGTATCCCACCGAAGCCAATCAATACGAAGGGCTGCGTGACAGTCTCGAAAAGCTGAAGCTCAACGACTCGTCCCTCCACTACGAACCAGAGGTGTCACAGGCGCTTGGGTTTGGTTTTCGTTGCGGTTTCCTGGGCTTGCTGCACATGGAGATTGTTCAGGAGCGTCTGGAGCGCGAGTTTGACCAAGACCTGATCACGACGGCGCCTAGCGTGGTCTATCAGGTTGTGTCCGCGGATGGCGAGGTGAGGATGGTCGAAAACCCCTCCAAGATGCCTGACCAAGGGCGAATGGACGAGATTCGGGAGCCGATTGTTACCGTGCATCTCTACATGCCACAGGACTATGTCGGCGCCGTCATGACTTTGGCGAACCAAAAGCGCGGCGTGCAAATGAATATGGCCTATCACGGCCGCCAGGTGATGCTCACCTATGAAATGCCTTTGGCAGAAATCGTGTTGGATTTCTTTGACAAACTCAAATCGGTTTCTCGAGGTTACGCCTCAATGGACTACGAGTTCAAGGAGTACCGCGCTGCGGACGTCGTGAAAGTGGACATTTTGCTTAATGGTGAAAAGGTTGATGCGCTGTCCATCATCGTTCACCGCTCGCAATCCTTGTATCGGGGTCGAGCCGTTGTCGCCAAGATGCGGGAAACTATCTCGCGCCAAATGTATGACGTGGCCATTCAGGCTGCCATTGGCTCCAACATTATTGCCCGCGAATCGATCAAGGCCATGCGCAAGAACGTGATCGCCAAATGCTACGGCGGCGACATTTCTCGCAAACGAAAACTGCTGGACAAACAAAAAGAGGGCAAAAAGCGTATGAAACAGATCGGATCCGTCGAAGTGCCGCAAGAGGCATTTCTGGCCATTTTGCAGGTGGACGGCTAA
- the era gene encoding GTPase Era, translating into MLQGMLKTTKPVGAAGAPVEGQRCGLVAIVGKPNVGKSTLMNALVGQKISITSRKAQTTRHRITGMHTKGATQFVFVDTPGFQTRHNNALNRSLNKTVMGAVGDVDLILFVVEAGMFNQADAKVLALLSKEVPTLLVANKLDQVNRRADIAPWLQEMQQRHAFAEFVPMSAKNAKDIDRMLGICEKYLPEQAWWYAADELTDRSEKFLASETVREKLFRLTGDELPYTSTVIIDKFEEEPGRGKQKRLLKIAATIVVERDTHKAMVIGDKGERIKRIGMETRVELEKALDCKVFIEMWVKVRSGWADDEARVRSFGYE; encoded by the coding sequence ATGTTGCAAGGCATGCTCAAAACCACCAAGCCCGTCGGTGCCGCTGGTGCGCCGGTCGAGGGCCAGCGCTGCGGTCTGGTCGCCATTGTGGGCAAACCCAATGTGGGCAAGTCCACCCTGATGAATGCATTGGTGGGACAAAAGATCAGCATCACCTCGCGCAAGGCGCAAACCACGCGGCATCGTATTACCGGCATGCACACCAAGGGCGCGACACAGTTTGTTTTTGTCGACACTCCTGGATTTCAGACCCGACACAACAATGCGCTGAACCGCTCGCTGAACAAAACCGTCATGGGCGCTGTGGGCGACGTGGACCTGATTTTGTTTGTCGTCGAAGCGGGTATGTTTAACCAGGCCGATGCGAAAGTTCTGGCCTTGCTGAGCAAAGAGGTACCCACTCTGTTGGTGGCCAACAAGCTGGACCAAGTCAACCGCCGGGCCGATATTGCACCCTGGTTGCAGGAGATGCAGCAACGCCATGCATTTGCGGAGTTTGTACCGATGTCGGCCAAAAATGCCAAAGACATTGACCGCATGTTAGGTATTTGCGAGAAATACCTGCCTGAGCAAGCCTGGTGGTACGCCGCTGACGAGTTAACCGACCGCAGTGAGAAGTTTCTCGCCAGCGAAACGGTGCGTGAAAAGCTGTTCCGTTTGACGGGTGATGAGCTGCCTTACACCTCCACAGTGATCATCGACAAGTTCGAGGAAGAACCAGGGCGCGGCAAGCAAAAGCGCTTACTCAAGATCGCGGCCACGATTGTCGTCGAGCGCGACACTCATAAAGCCATGGTCATTGGTGACAAGGGTGAGCGAATCAAGCGCATAGGCATGGAGACCCGCGTCGAGTTGGAAAAAGCACTCGATTGCAAAGTCTTCATCGAAATGTGGGTCAAGGTTCGCTCCGGCTGGGCCGATGATGAAGCCCGCGTTCGCTCCTTCGGATACGAGTGA
- the recO gene encoding DNA repair protein RecO yields MATQRISEEPAFVLHRYDWSESSLIVEVFTRHHGRVALVAKGAKRPSSSFRPILLPLQPLQLAFGGDAEIRTLRSAEWQGGHVMPTGDALMSGYYLNELLLKLLARDDPHPALFDVYASVVQVIASRHVALLEAALRTFELLLLREIGFLPLLDAQTTTLLALDPDTRYHLVAEGGLRLAGMEDRASLTGAQWLALQKAVLPGAPFTATLRACSAVTLELKPQLRTLLNYHCGVSTLRTRQIMIDLQSL; encoded by the coding sequence GTGGCCACGCAGCGCATCTCTGAGGAGCCGGCCTTTGTCCTGCACCGCTATGACTGGAGCGAGTCCAGCCTGATTGTGGAAGTTTTCACGCGCCATCATGGTCGCGTGGCACTGGTGGCCAAAGGGGCCAAGCGTCCAAGTTCCAGCTTTCGGCCGATCTTGCTGCCGCTGCAGCCTTTGCAACTGGCATTTGGCGGTGACGCCGAGATACGCACGCTAAGGAGTGCCGAGTGGCAGGGCGGTCACGTCATGCCTACGGGTGATGCGCTCATGTCAGGCTACTACCTCAATGAGTTGCTGCTTAAATTGCTGGCGCGCGACGACCCCCATCCAGCGTTGTTCGATGTGTATGCCAGCGTCGTGCAGGTGATTGCCTCCCGCCATGTGGCTTTGCTGGAAGCTGCCCTGCGTACCTTTGAGTTGCTGCTGCTGCGCGAGATTGGCTTCTTGCCGCTGCTGGATGCCCAGACCACAACCCTGCTGGCCCTTGACCCCGACACCCGGTATCACCTGGTGGCCGAGGGCGGTTTGCGTCTAGCGGGAATGGAAGATCGCGCCAGTCTGACCGGCGCCCAGTGGCTGGCGCTGCAAAAGGCAGTGTTGCCCGGCGCGCCTTTCACGGCGACCTTGCGGGCCTGCTCGGCGGTGACGCTGGAGCTGAAACCACAGCTGCGCACGCTGCTCAATTACCATTGCGGGGTGAGCACTTTGCGCACGCGGCAAATCATGATCGATCTACAGTCCCTATGA